The Nitrogeniibacter aestuarii genome has a window encoding:
- a CDS encoding putative baseplate assembly protein, translating into MTRPEDTQDCQCCAGTDASTPARVSNPPGLSEIRYRVGRHGEFLESMKARLSSTDYPALAALGTRDGSDFTLAIADAMASMLDGLSFYTERYAQEHFLRTATERRSVVDMARLIGYRPAPGVAASTHLAFTLTSVPGVALDPITIPVGTRVQSVPGQDETAQTFETVEAVPARAEWNAIPVQQTRALKPAFGDRSLWLRGTDTGLSVGDTLLIVGAEQNKDPQAERWDVRTIQRITVDQTRQLTRVDWQVGLGHTKPFVLPAEQAVRIYTFRKRTNVFGANAPDWKVLGEEAKLGYLGIGQPSDAQAAFDAAEWPDFSALAPEYPERRSTGGSITQHAPATIEAVMAAATSAAHTTAVSAMHRAATSGIGVLSAGSQIADSALGMSRQMAEGMTEIAGLAANDVAERAMQLMQTQAQAFSGLFNSANFVLEQSVFGNAIQTVRQHVLSLPNQIESFAQQGVTDVEAVCRAVLDTLANALSVQMPASIPPDLSEAWQAGVNAVGDVVESTDEWLDQIDFTNPAEWADAFGLALDAVLNAVSPQLLAAKQTLNRVQEKIGELSPQLPSDLPGDVVTAVIDNLKDGMGELDLSELASRLASGDFGGTLTNLESWASNQFANGAAIPQEIIRLHERMAGSVSAVFNALGGQVSGFAQDAHSAVSQAAGLLNPTAALNMLGDHAQRLREHAADAGAATLSAAASAEVAALVTAAMSIARQLPGPLAIQTPEQAAAIALHFAALGVRRAGGEAPVPDLPAVAGQTISAIEAALPAEMLAPVDLLAQPLQDIVADMDQLLSAPRQATQTAYLQIAAGVEKALVGSFTTLNGPRGALVRQPDTIDITPVDDKVVTQGWALLSVPHSVELYRITQAGVASRAEYLLSGQTTRLTLSGELPDGRLPAEFEHAPRTLAVHVQSEELPLAATPVAAPVYGQTLALERRETDLSPGQPLALSGTRQRIRIVATDKDILFQPDDGDERPLAEGDSLQLMAAPVRLVPATLTLSYFAVSPSLSKQFKTRALGMSLNRFRLKTPSPTAITFYTPITLAPDTFAAFLGSTSIRLRLRVLDRDGSIGTVSLRAADIALDPARKDDELVREIVFVGEPVDSVEHDRDRTTLSLTEATTHVYVRLGTAVNANVAPATHGERVEALLGDGDGAQANQRFMLNQAPLTYVSAATPSGRASTLEVRVNDILWEEADTLYNADAKAHRFETAQDDGGVTTIRFGDGIEGARLPGGSSNVRASYRKGIGVAGNVGDGKLTTLLSRPPGVSDVVNPSPATGGEDPETLDQARDNAPLTVLTLDRAVSIVDYTNFARAFAGIDKAHALWIPSGPARGVFVTVAGIEGASVPSTSATYGSLLDALGTYGDPLMPIRLADYRDARFQTRVAVLVDAAFEQQSVLDSVTETLSTHFAFARREFGQTVSIDEVAAVAQGVSGVVAVHVVTLHSTGQPAKANARLFAQLPVATLDGLPLAAELLTPADDGIVVEVMQ; encoded by the coding sequence ATGACCCGCCCCGAGGACACGCAAGATTGCCAATGCTGCGCCGGCACCGACGCCAGCACGCCGGCACGGGTGAGCAATCCGCCCGGGCTGAGCGAGATCCGCTATCGCGTGGGTCGCCATGGCGAATTTCTCGAGAGCATGAAGGCGCGCCTGTCGAGCACCGACTACCCGGCGCTGGCCGCGCTGGGCACGCGCGACGGCAGCGACTTCACCCTCGCCATCGCCGACGCCATGGCCAGCATGCTCGACGGCCTGAGCTTCTACACCGAGCGCTATGCGCAGGAACATTTCCTGCGCACCGCCACCGAGCGCCGGTCGGTGGTCGACATGGCCCGGCTCATCGGCTACCGCCCGGCCCCGGGTGTCGCCGCCAGCACCCACCTGGCCTTCACGCTCACCAGCGTACCGGGCGTCGCCCTCGACCCGATCACCATCCCGGTGGGCACCCGGGTGCAGAGCGTGCCGGGCCAGGATGAAACGGCACAGACCTTCGAGACCGTCGAAGCGGTCCCGGCACGCGCCGAGTGGAACGCCATCCCGGTGCAACAGACTCGCGCTCTCAAGCCGGCCTTCGGCGATCGCAGCCTGTGGCTGCGGGGAACGGACACGGGGCTTTCGGTGGGCGACACCCTCCTCATCGTCGGCGCGGAGCAGAACAAGGACCCGCAGGCCGAGCGCTGGGATGTGCGCACGATTCAGCGCATCACCGTCGATCAGACCCGCCAGCTCACCCGGGTGGACTGGCAGGTGGGCCTGGGCCACACCAAACCCTTCGTCCTGCCGGCGGAACAGGCGGTGCGTATCTACACCTTCCGCAAGCGCACCAACGTGTTCGGTGCCAACGCGCCGGACTGGAAGGTGCTGGGCGAAGAGGCCAAGCTCGGCTATCTGGGCATCGGTCAGCCCAGTGATGCACAGGCCGCCTTCGATGCCGCCGAGTGGCCCGATTTCAGCGCCCTGGCCCCTGAATACCCGGAGCGACGCAGCACCGGTGGCAGCATCACGCAACACGCACCGGCCACCATCGAAGCGGTCATGGCCGCGGCCACCAGTGCGGCGCATACCACGGCCGTGAGCGCCATGCATCGCGCCGCCACCTCCGGCATCGGCGTCCTCAGCGCAGGCTCGCAGATTGCCGACAGCGCCCTGGGCATGAGCCGCCAGATGGCCGAAGGCATGACCGAAATCGCCGGACTGGCCGCCAACGACGTGGCCGAGCGGGCCATGCAACTGATGCAAACCCAGGCACAGGCATTTTCCGGGCTGTTCAACTCCGCCAACTTCGTGCTCGAACAATCGGTGTTCGGCAACGCGATCCAGACCGTTCGACAGCATGTGCTCTCCCTGCCCAACCAGATCGAGTCCTTCGCCCAGCAGGGGGTCACCGATGTCGAGGCCGTCTGCCGCGCCGTGCTCGACACACTGGCCAACGCCCTGTCGGTGCAGATGCCTGCCAGCATCCCGCCCGACCTGAGCGAGGCCTGGCAGGCTGGCGTGAATGCGGTCGGCGACGTGGTTGAATCCACGGATGAATGGCTCGACCAGATCGACTTCACCAATCCGGCCGAATGGGCGGACGCCTTCGGGCTGGCGCTCGACGCCGTGCTCAATGCGGTGTCCCCGCAACTGCTGGCTGCCAAGCAGACCCTGAATCGGGTACAGGAGAAGATCGGCGAGCTGAGCCCGCAATTGCCGTCCGACCTGCCCGGCGACGTGGTCACTGCCGTCATCGACAACCTCAAGGATGGCATGGGCGAGCTGGATCTGTCCGAACTCGCCTCTCGCCTGGCCAGCGGCGATTTCGGCGGCACACTGACCAATCTTGAAAGCTGGGCATCCAACCAGTTCGCCAATGGTGCCGCCATTCCGCAGGAGATCATTCGGCTGCACGAGCGCATGGCAGGCTCGGTGAGTGCCGTTTTCAACGCCCTGGGTGGCCAGGTCAGCGGATTTGCCCAGGATGCCCACAGCGCGGTGAGTCAGGCCGCCGGCCTGCTCAACCCCACCGCCGCGCTCAACATGCTGGGCGACCATGCGCAGCGCCTGCGGGAACACGCCGCCGACGCTGGCGCAGCCACGCTGAGCGCGGCGGCCAGCGCCGAAGTGGCTGCGCTGGTCACCGCCGCCATGAGCATTGCCCGACAACTGCCGGGACCCCTCGCGATTCAAACCCCTGAACAGGCCGCCGCCATCGCCTTGCACTTTGCCGCGCTGGGCGTGCGCCGGGCCGGCGGCGAGGCGCCCGTGCCGGATCTGCCCGCCGTGGCCGGTCAGACCATTTCCGCCATCGAAGCGGCCTTGCCCGCCGAGATGCTCGCCCCGGTCGATCTGCTGGCCCAACCCCTGCAGGACATCGTGGCCGACATGGATCAACTGCTGTCGGCGCCGCGGCAGGCCACACAAACGGCCTACCTGCAGATCGCCGCCGGTGTCGAAAAAGCCCTGGTGGGCAGTTTCACCACGCTCAACGGTCCGAGGGGCGCGCTCGTTCGGCAGCCCGACACCATCGATATCACGCCGGTGGATGACAAGGTCGTCACCCAGGGCTGGGCCTTGCTATCCGTACCGCACTCGGTCGAGTTGTACCGCATCACGCAAGCAGGCGTGGCCAGCCGTGCCGAGTACCTGCTGTCAGGCCAGACCACCCGCCTGACACTCAGCGGTGAGCTGCCCGATGGCCGGCTGCCGGCTGAATTCGAACACGCCCCGCGCACCCTGGCGGTCCACGTCCAGAGCGAAGAATTGCCACTGGCCGCCACACCGGTGGCGGCCCCCGTGTATGGCCAGACCCTGGCGCTGGAGCGCCGGGAGACGGATCTGTCGCCGGGACAACCGCTGGCCCTCAGCGGCACCCGGCAGCGCATCCGCATCGTGGCGACGGACAAGGACATCCTGTTCCAGCCCGACGATGGCGACGAACGTCCGCTGGCCGAAGGCGACAGCCTGCAACTCATGGCCGCGCCGGTACGGCTCGTGCCCGCCACGCTCACACTCAGCTATTTCGCCGTGTCGCCGTCCCTGAGCAAGCAGTTCAAGACCAGGGCTCTGGGCATGTCCCTGAACCGTTTCAGACTCAAGACTCCGTCCCCAACCGCAATTACGTTCTACACGCCGATCACGCTCGCGCCCGACACCTTTGCCGCGTTTCTCGGCAGTACCTCGATCCGCCTGCGCCTGCGGGTGCTCGACCGCGATGGCTCGATCGGCACCGTGAGCCTGCGCGCCGCCGACATCGCGCTCGACCCGGCCCGCAAGGATGACGAGCTCGTCCGCGAGATCGTCTTTGTCGGCGAGCCGGTCGACAGCGTCGAGCACGACCGCGATCGCACCACCTTGTCTCTGACCGAGGCCACCACCCACGTGTATGTGCGTCTTGGCACCGCGGTCAATGCCAACGTGGCACCCGCCACCCATGGTGAGCGTGTGGAGGCGCTGCTGGGCGATGGCGACGGCGCCCAGGCGAACCAGCGCTTCATGCTCAACCAGGCGCCGCTGACCTACGTCAGCGCAGCCACCCCGAGCGGGCGCGCCTCGACGCTCGAAGTGCGCGTCAACGACATCCTCTGGGAAGAAGCGGACACCCTCTACAACGCCGACGCCAAGGCCCACCGGTTCGAAACGGCCCAGGACGACGGCGGCGTGACCACCATCCGTTTTGGCGATGGCATCGAGGGCGCCCGACTGCCTGGCGGCAGCAGCAACGTGCGCGCCAGCTACCGCAAAGGTATCGGCGTGGCCGGCAATGTCGGTGACGGCAAGCTGACCACCCTGCTCAGCCGCCCACCGGGTGTCAGCGACGTGGTCAACCCGAGCCCGGCCACCGGCGGCGAAGACCCCGAGACCCTCGATCAGGCCCGCGACAACGCGCCACTGACCGTGCTGACCCTCGACCGTGCCGTGTCGATCGTCGACTACACCAACTTCGCCCGCGCCTTCGCCGGCATCGACAAGGCGCACGCCCTGTGGATTCCATCGGGCCCGGCGCGGGGCGTGTTCGTCACGGTGGCGGGCATCGAAGGGGCCAGCGTGCCGAGCACCAGTGCCACCTATGGCAGCCTGCTCGACGCGCTGGGGACCTATGGCGACCCGCTCATGCCGATCCGGTTGGCCGACTATCGCGACGCGCGCTTTCAGACCCGGGTGGCCGTGCTGGTCGACGCGGCTTTCGAACAGCAAAGCGTGCTCGACTCGGTGACCGAGACTCTGAGTACCCATTTCGCCTTCGCCCGTCGCGAGTTCGGACAGACCGTGTCCATCGACGAGGTCGCCGCGGTAGCACAAGGCGTCAGCGGTGTCGTGGCGGTGCATGTGGTCACCCTGCACAGCACCGGACAGCCGGCCAAGGCCAACGCACGTCTCTTCGCCCAGTTGCCCGTGGCCACCCTCGACGGTTTGCCGCTGGCGGCCGAGCTGCTCACACCTGCGGACGACGGCATTGTGGTGGAGGTGATGCAATGA